The segment GTTCTAAAAGCTAAAACTAGCTTAGATTTGAAGCAACCTGAGCTGTCCAGGTTGAGTAGTCAAAACCAAACACTACTCTTGTAGCTTAGTTATGAACAGATAAGGAGGGTTGAACCTATCCTAAATCAGCAGCAAAAGTCCTTTAGAATACTAGCTCTTGTACACTATAAATATGTGTTAACAGAAAAGTTGTAAGTTCTGCAGCACCAAAACCACCTTGTCTGTGATATCTTTCTCTGTGTGTGTGCAGCCCAGTTTTGCAGCAAGAGCAGAACCAAATATCACTTTGTGTTTCTGTGTTCCAGCAATAACAGTAAGGTAGAGCTGTTTTGTGCTTGCTTATGCAgtaggggaggtgctgtccGTGAGGTGCAGGGAGAGTTTCGCTAACATTTGGTATTCAGGGCTGGGTTACAGAAGATCTTGAGCCATGGCGTCAAGGTCTGCACCACGCGGAGAGGCGTCAAGGACGCCGCCACGCCATGAGCGTCGAGGCTCGCCTTCACCAGTTTCATGCAAACCACGGCGTCGTGACGACGATGTGCGTGAGGTTATCGTGCAACGGACCATGAGGGAGCTCGGTGGCTCGGCAACCTTTCCCACTCTCATGCGCACAAACTACACAGAGTGGTCACTGATGTTGAAAGTGatgctgcaagcctgcaacctCTGGGATGCGGTAGAGCTTGGTGACGCTGATGTCCAAGAGGACAGGATGGCTATGGAAGCCATCTTGCGCGTAGTTCCCGCCAAGATGATCCCGATCCTCGCCACCAAGAACACTGTGAAGGACGCCTGGGACACCATCAAGATGATGCGCGTCGGCATGGACTGCGTGAGGAAGGTGAAGGCGCAGCAGATGTAGAAGGATTTTGAGTCAATCTCGTTCCGCGATGGCGAGATGATCGACGACTTCGCGTTGCGGCTTACTAGCATCGTTGGCTCCCTTGGTACGCTCGGTGAGAGCATCGACGAGCAGAAGGTAGTGGAGAAGTTCCTCCGCGTTGTCCCGCCCCGGTTTACACAAATTGCGCTGTCGATCGAGACGCTCATCGACATCTTGACCTTGTCgatcgaggaggtcaccgggCTGCTCAAGGCAGCGGAGGATAGACTTGAGCCCACTGCTACGCAAGGCGCAAGCGGCCAATTGCTTCTCACTGAGGAGCAGTGGCAAGCGCGCGCATGAGCGACAGACCACCGAATCTTCGTCGATAGCTGACAAAGGCGGCAGCGGGGGACTCCGTCACACGCGCAAAACTCAGAGGAGGTATGATAGCAAcagaggcggcggcagcggccacggCAGGGATGCTGTGCGCGATGCCCTACGCTATGCCACCCGCGACGACAAGTGTTGCAACTGTGGCAAAGCCGGACATTGGGCGAGGGACTACCGCCAACCCAAGTAGGAGTGCGCCAACCTTGCACGAGGACAAGGCGGCGACGATGATGAGCCTGCGCTGCTTATGGCGCAGGCTTGCACACTCACGGAGATGGAGACACAAGTACCGAGCCTTGTCCACTTCGACGAGCCACATGCCCAAGTGCACCTCGGCACCGAGGATAAGGCGAGGAACATTAGAATTGGTGGTACCTGGACACAGGCACCACCAATCACATGACAGGGCGGAGTGAGGACTTCTCAGAGCTGGACAAGGGTGTCATCGGCACTATCCGGTTCGAAGATGGCTCTGTTGTCGACATCCGAGGCTACGACATTGTGCTCTTCGCCGGCTGGAATGGTGAGCACAAGGCGCTAAACGACGTGTACTTCATCCCACGCTTGAAAACTAACATCGTCAGCTTGGGCCAGCTCGACGAGCACGGCTCTAAGGTGCTCATCGAGGATGGGGTGTTGAGGATTTGGGATCGGCAGTGTTGCCTGCTCGCCCGGGTCGCGCGTGGGCGCAACCTCCTCTACGTTCTGCATCTGAACTTGGCGCGCCCAGTGTGCCTCACCGCACAGCGTGACGACGACGCCTGGAGGTGGCATGCTAGGTATGGGCACATAAGCTTCGATGCGCTCTTCTGGCTGGCGTGACTAGACCACATTGAGCAACTCTGCGATGCCTGCATCACCATGAAGTAGCGCCACACTCCATTTCCTGCGCAGGCCAAGTATCGAGCAGACAGCCTCCTTGACTTGGTTCATGGTGACCTGTGCGGACCCATTTCGCCAGCGATGCCAGGTGGTCGACGCTATTTCCTACTGCTAGTCGACGACTGCAGCGAAACATGTGGCTTGTGTTGCTGGGATCGAAGGATGACGCACCGATGGCAATCAAGGGATTTCAGGCGACGATCGAGCTGGAGAGTGGACGGCGGCTCCGAGTCCTACACACTGATCACGGCTGCGAATTCACAAGCGTGGAGTTCGCCAAGTACTGCACGGATCGGGGAGTGCAGCGCCACTTCTCCACGCCCTATTCACCTCAGCAAAACAGTGTTGTTGAGCGTCGAAACCAGACAATCCTCGCCACAGCCCGCAGCCTGCTAAAGCAGAGGAAGATAAAAACGGAATTTTGGGGGGAGGCCATTACAACTGCGGTCTTCCTCCTCAACTGCGCCCCTACCAAGAGTCTCGATGGCATTACCCCGTACGAAGCGTGGTGACCGCAAGCCGGATGTCAGCTTCTTATGCACCTTCGTATGCATCGTGTACGTGAAGGATGTGCGCCCGCACTTGAAGAAATTGGACGACCGGAGCGCCGCTATGGTCTTCATTAGCTATGCAGGACGGTGCCAAAAGCATACCATGTCTACGACTCGCGAACACAGCGTGTCCAAGTGATGTGTGATGCGATGTTCGACGTGGATGCATGCTGGAGCTGGGAGGTAGAGGATGGCGGAAATCCCGCACTATCGAGCGACTTCACAGTTGAGTACTTGATACAGGAGCCCCTGCAGCCACCATTGGCCAGAGCATGGGGTGCACCGGAGTTGCATCCACCACCAAGCCCGCCGACGTCCATCGTGCCGCAAGCCACTCTAGCTGCAGCGGCCTCCGACTCTGTTCTAGAGTTTGTTTCTCCACCGTCTCATGACTCTGCCACTTTCGACGCAAGCCACGGTGATAGTCTCATCTGCTTTCGGACGGTGGACAACATCCTCGGCAACGATGATATACCGACCGGATACACACCACGGGTGCTCGACGGTGACCTCAATTTGGTGAGTGGCTAGGAGCCAAGCTGCTACACCGAAGCAGAGCAGGACGAGGCATGGCAAGCAGCGATGCAGGAGGAGATGCGCACCATCGAGGACAATGTCACCTGGAAGCTGGCGGAGCTGCCTCCAGGGTGCCGACCCATTGGACTCAAGTGGGTCTACAAGCTAAAGAAGAATGAGCTCGGTGAGGTCGTCAAACATAAAGCCCGGCTAGTTACCAGAGGTTATGTGCAGCGGGCAGGGGTAGATTTTGACGAGGTCTTTGCGCCCGTCGCTCGAATTGAATCAATCCACCTTCTTCTAGCACTTGCAGCTGATGAAGGGTGGCCTATCCACCACATGGACATCATGTCCGCCTTCCTCAACGGTGACCTACGTGAAGAAGTATACATGACGCAGTCACCAGGATTCTTGATCGCCGGCGAGGAGAGGAAGGTGCTACGGCTGCACAAAGCCCTCTAGGGATTGCGTCAAGCACCACACGCATGGAACGAGAAGTTGCATAGCACGCTGGAGTCCATCAGCTTTGAGCAGAGCGCTAACGAGCACGCCATCTACGGTCGAGGCTCGCAGGACGCGCGACTGCTTGTTGGTGTCTATGTCGATGACCTCATCATCATAGGAGGAGACTCAGAAGAGATCGAGTGGTTCAAAAGCGAAATGCAAGCTCAATTCAAGATGAGCGACCTTGATCGGCTCTCCTTCTACCTCAGAATCGAGGTTCAACAGCACGACGACGGTGACATCTCTCTCAACTAGTCGCATTACGCTCGGCCGATCCTGTATTCGGCTGGGATGATGGACTGCAATCCATGCGCCACTCCGATGGAAGAGAGGCTCAAACTGAGCCGTGACAGCACGTCTTCTCCTGTCGACGCGGCTGAGTACTGGAGACTCATCGGCAGCCTCCGCTACCTCGTCAATACATGGCCGGAACTGGCTTTCTCAGTCGGGTTCGTGAGCCGCTTTATGGAGCAGCCTACCTCCGAGCATATGACGGCCGTGAAGCGCATCCTCCGTTATATTGCGGGAACAAGTTCTTTCAGCTTCCACTACAAGAAGAGAACAGGGAAAGCGAAAGCTCGGTTGATCGGCTACAGCGATAGCGATCACGTCGGCGACGTCGACACACGCAAGGGCACTTCTGGCATCCTCTTCTTTCTCGGCAAGAGCCTGGTCAGTTGGCAGTCACTCAAGCAACGCATTGTGGCGCTGAGCTCTTGTGAAGCAGAGTACATTGCTGCTACGACGGCAACCAGTCAAGGCGTTTGGCTGGCTCGATTGCTTGGAGAGCTCAAAGGAAGGGAAGCTGACACCACGGAACTAGGGATGGACAACAAGTCCGCCTTGGCGCTGAGTAAGAACCCCGTTTTCCATGAAAGAAGCAAGCACATTCAGACTCGCTACCACTACATCAGAGAGTGTGTGGAGAACGGGAGCATTTGTGCTAGTTTTGTCAGCACAAAAGATCAGCTCGCGGACATCTTGACAAAGGCTTTAGGACGAGTCAGATTCCAAGAGCTACGTACGAGGATTGGCATGGTCCAAATCAATGTCAAGCCTTAGGGGGTGATTGACAGACAAATCTTGATCACCTTAGATATTTACCATGGTTGTTCTAGAAACCAAAGCTAGCTTATGTTTTAAGTAACCTGAGCTGTCTAGGTTGAGTAGTCAAAACCAAATAGAACAATACTCTTGTAGCTCAGTTATAAGCAGATAAGGAGGACTGAACCTATCCTGTATCAGCAGCAAAAGTCCTTTAGGATACTTAGCTCTTGTATACTATAAATATGGGTGTATACATAACAGAAAAGCTGTAAGTTCTGCAGCATCAAAACCACCTTATCTGTGATTTCTTTTCATGTGTGTGTGCTGCCCAGTTCTGCAGCAAGAGCAGAATTAAATATCACTTTGTGTTTTTATGTTCCAGCAATAGCAGTAAGGTAAAGCTATGTTATGCTTGCTTGTGCAGTAGGAGAGTGTTGTCTGTAAGATACAGGGAGAGTTTAGCTAACAGCCAGGCCGCTCTACTGTGAGACTCGGCTAAAGCACCGGACGTCGCACACATGAATAGAATCCACCAAGATCAAGGCTTCAGCTAAAATTACAGATCTGACTAATTCCCACCTCACAAGCCCCTT is part of the Phragmites australis chromosome 12, lpPhrAust1.1, whole genome shotgun sequence genome and harbors:
- the LOC133886554 gene encoding secreted RxLR effector protein 161-like; this translates as MEERLKLSRDSTSSPVDAAEYWRLIGSLRYLVNTWPELAFSVGFVSRFMEQPTSEHMTAVKRILRYIAGTSSFSFHYKKRTGKAKARLIGYSDSDHVGDVDTRKGTSGILFFLGKSLVSWQSLKQRIVALSSCEAEYIAATTATSQGVWLARLLGELKGREADTTELGMDNKSALALSKNPVFHERSKHIQTRYHYIRECVENGSICASFVSTKDQLADILTKALGRVRFQELRTRIGMVQINVKP